Below is a genomic region from Toxoplasma gondii ME49 unplaced genomic scaffold asmbl.1867, whole genome shotgun sequence.
AATAACGATCCATGAAACGAACAAAGGTGGCTTTGAAAGCAGACCTTGAAAATTTCTGCATGTGACTTGTTCATTACGAAGTGCAAGACAGGGAACAGTTAGCCTCAACTACGCCAGGGCTGCGCAGCACACCAATTTCGCGTCCTCGCAACATCCTGGTATTTCTCCGTGTAGTGTCGTTAGCCGATTACTGTCACACCATACCGAAACATGTGGCACCGCCACGAACAGCAAGTAGCGAATTCGGGAACGAATGAGCATGGATATCAGACATCGGTAAAGGTTATCGCGCATCGCAGGACAGACACGCAGCCTCTGACGCGTGTCGGAAACACGTCATCGCGTAGCGTTCACCACCTGTACTCTGCATGATGTAATGCCCCCGATGAAGCGCAAAGCACCATTTCTAGTCTCCATTAGGTCCCCGTCCTGTACATATGCAGCCAAGCCGCGAAGGCCCAAAACAAATGCATACAGCGAATCATGTCtcacccgttcctccatGTCCGCCAGACAACCAGACAACCCCGACGCCTGTGGCGCCCCCgaacgcaacacgtcgtccgTTCCTGCCAGAGTGATGTCCGACCAATGgctggcggccgcgccgcaaatGGAACGTGGACATGTCACCCGCACAGCGCGTCCGCCGCCCGCTAACTACACCTCATTGCGATGACCCaatcagcagtagtctctacgCTACGTGGTGCAGCAGACGCCACGAGACACACCACCCGCCCCCGGGTCCTTTTGCTCCCttacctcccgcgcctgGGCAATACGCCCGACCATCTCCCAGACAGACTACACGACGACACACAACTAATAAcctctcacccatccgcgcattTACGCGACGAGTCGCATACCATACAACGCCGgaccatgtggcgccgccacacccaccacgtcgacaattcgtgccacAGCGacgtcggacctctggctgtcACCTGCGGCGGAAAATAGACATCGCTACACCGCCCACAcagcgcttccgacgcgagccgacaaaccctcaacacgtaacctccatcacgtgtagtctctgcatggcctgACGTCCGAGTCGAAACACGAAACCCGCTCTCTCATTCTCGCTCactgtcgcttcctgtcaacgAGCAGCCACGCCGGAAAACCACCTGCCAATCCGACACAGCGAAGCACTTCTCACGCGGCCCTCCATTCACCACCCCCCACCCCCTCATCCCACCCCGCAACCTGTAGAGccgccaaacgcaacacgtcggcagttcgtgccagagtgatgtcggacctctggctggCGGCCCCGTCCCAAACGCAACATGGACATGCCGCACGCACATTGCCTCCGCTGCCACCTAGCAATACCTCCTCGCGATcaccccatcagcagtagtctcgACGCTacgtggtgcggcagttgcctcgagacacagaacacgCCCGCGAGTCCGTTTCATCTCTTACCTCCGCCTCCTGAAGAATACGCCCAACAATAtcgcagacagactgcacaacgacacacaatCTATAAccgctcacccatccgcgcaggtacgcgacgagactcatatgggaaaaaggcaggaccATGTGGGGTCGCCACACGCCACAGGCGGCGTATTCCGAAACGTGTGAACTcggatcgttcgcttccgcaactggattggcccacgcatcccacgccggacactcactctctgaaggataCCGACAACACGTCACCGAGGTGCAGGAACAAgttgtcctttctccacggggTCGTATTCGCCTCCGAAGATGAGAGATGCTACGTCTTTCACCCTTGTATTCCCTCCGTGAACAGCCGTCGCCACAGCAAGATTCTACCAAGCAAAGAAACACGCTGCagcaggcgacgcagcgagATTATCTCAAATGGTACCCCAGACTGTTACCTCTCAACAtctgtggcggcgccacgCGCAGGACGTCGAAAACTTGTGGCAGAGTGCCGTCGGACCTCTGGCGAGCACATGTGCCGCTAACGTAACAATGACATGCCGgtcgcacagtgcctccgccgcctgcTAACAACACCTCATCGTggtgaccccatcagcagtagtccCGACACTacgtggtgcggcagttgcACCAAGGCACAGAACACGCCCCCggaatttcttcttctcttacATTCAGGACCTGAACAAAACGCCCAACAATCTCGCAGAGAGACTGCACAAGGACACACAGCCAACAACCTCTCATCCATACGCGCATGGACTCGACGAGTCGCATACCATACAACGGCTGGgccatgtggcgccgccacacccaacacgtcgaaaattcgtgccagagtggCGTCAAACCTCTGGCGAGCACCCGTGTCGCAACTGCAACAATGACATGCTCGTCGCACAGTGCCTTCGCCGCCAGCTATCAACACCTCATCGCAGTGAtcccatcagcagtagtctctacgtggtgcGGCAGCTGTCTCGAAACGCTAAACACGCCCGCgcgtccgtttcttctcttacCTGCGCCGCCTGACAAATACACCCAACAATGTCGCAGAGGGActgcacaacgacacacaaccaataaccgctcacccatccgcgcaggtacgcgacgagactcatacgggaaaaaggcaggaccgtgtggggccgccacacgccacaagcggcgtattccgaaacgagtgaactcggatcgttcgcttccgcaactggattggcccacgcatcccacgccggacactcactctctgaaggataCCGACAACACGTCATCGAGGTGCGGGAACATgttgtcctttctccacggggTCGTATTCGCCTCCAAAGATAAAAGACGCTACATCGTTCACCCTTGTATTCCCTTCCTGTACAGCCGTTGCCACGGCGTGAAAGCACTGGACATTGACACAGCCTGCGGCAGGCTATACAGCGATAATATCTTGCAACGTACCGCAGACTGTTACAACCTCCTGACAGCTGTGGCGccaccaaacgcaacacgaCGACAGATCGTGCCCGAGTGATGTCGGACGTCTGGCTGGCGGCCGCGCCACACACGCAACGTGGACATGCCGCCgccacagtgcctccgctgCCACCTAGCAATACCTCCTCGCGATcaccccatcagcagtagtctcgACGCTacgtggtgcggcagttgcctggagacacagaacacgCCCGCGagtccgtttcttctcttacCTCCACCTCCTGAAGAATACGCCCAACAATAtcgcagacagactgcacaacgacacacaaccaataacctctcacccatccgcgcaggtacgcgacgagACTCATATGGGAAAAATGCAGGACCATGTGGGGTCGCCACACGCCACAAGCGGCGTAttccgaaacgagtgaactcggatcgttcgcttccgcaactGGATTGGACCACGCATCCCACGCCGGAcactcactctctgaaggataCCGACAACACGTCATCGAGGTGCGGGAACATgttgtcctttctccacggggTCGTATTCGCCTCCAAAAATAAAAGACGCTACATCGTTCACCCTTGTATTCCCTTCCTGTACAGCCGTTGCCACGGCGTGAAAGCACTGGACATTGACACAGCCTGCGGCAGGCTATACAGCGATAATATCTTGCAACGTACCGCAAACTGTTACAACCTCCTGACAGCTGTGGCGccaccaaacgcaacacgaCGACAGATCGTGCCCGAGTGATGTCGGACGTCTGGCTAGTGCCCGCGCCACACACGCAACGTGGACATGCCGCCGGCAAAGTGCCTCCGCTGCCAGCTAGctacacctcatcgcggtgaccccatcagcagtagtctgtacgtggtgcggcagttgcctcgagacacagaaaacgccCGCGAAACCTGTTCGTCTCTTACCAGCCGGACCTGAACAAAACGCTCGACCATCGCCCAGCCAGACTGCATAACAACACCAGCAATAACGTGTCACCGATCCGCTCATGCACTCGACGAATCGCATACCATACTACGGGAAGAtcatgtggcgccgccacacccaacacgtcgacaattcgtgccaggGTGCCGTCAGACCTCTGGCGAGCACCTGCGCCGCTAACGTAACAATGACATGCCGGTtgcacagtgcctccgccgccagctaacaacacctcatcgcggtgaccccatcagcagtagtccCGACATTacgtggtgcggcagttgcACCAAGGCACAGAACACGCCCCCggaatttcttcttctcttacATTCAGGGCCTGAACAAAGCGCCCAACAATCTCGCAGAGAGACTGCACTACGACACCACCAATAACCTCTCATCcatacgcgcatgcactcgacgaGTCGCATACCATACAACGGCCGGgccatgtggcgccgccacacccaacacgtcgacaattcgtgccagagtgatgcGGCACCTCGGGGAGCACCTGTGCCGCAACTGGAGCAATGACATGCCGgtcgcacagtgcctccgcggCCAGCTATcaacacctcatcgcggtgatcccatcagcagtagtctctacgtggtgcggcagttgTCTCGAAACGCAGAACACGCCCGCgcgtccgtttcttctcttacCTCCGCCTCCTGAACAAAACGCCCAACAATGTTGCAGACGGActgcacaacgacacacaatCAATAAccgctcacccatccgcgcaggtacgcgacgagCCTCATACcggaaaaaggcaggaccGTGTGGAGCCACCACACGCCACACGCGGCGTAttccgaaacgagtgaactcggatcgttcgcttccgcaactGGATTGGACCACGCATCCCACGCCGGAcactcactctctgaaggataCCGACAACACGTCATCGAGGTGCGGGAACAAgttgtcctttctccacggggTCGTATTCGCCTCCGAAGATAAAAGATGCTACATCTCTCTCCCTTATAATCCTTCCTGTACAGCCGTTGCCACGGCGTGAAAGCACTGGACATTGACACAGCCTGCGGCAGGCTATACAGCGATAATATCTTACAACGTACCCCAGACTGTTACAACCTCCTGACAGCTGTGGCGccaccaaacgcaacacgcCGACAATTCGTGTCcgagtgatgtcggacctcgGGGAGCACCTGTGCCGCAAATGAACCATGGTCGTCccgcccgcacagtgcctccgccgccagctaactacacctcatcgcggtgaccccatcagcagtagtctctacgtggtgcCGCAGTTGCCTCGAGACACACCACATGCCCGCAcatccttttcctctcttacctcccgcgcctgaACATAACGCCCGAGCATCTCCTAGACAGACTGCATAACGACTCACAACCGGTAACCTCTCATCcatacgcgcatgcactcgacgaGTCGCATACCATACAACGGCCGgaccatgtggcgccgccacacccaacacgtcgacaattcgtgccagagtgatgcGGCACCTCGGGGAGCTCCTGTGCCGCAACTGGAACAATGACATGCCGGTCGCACAGTGCCTTCGCCGCCAGCTATcaacacctcatcgcggtgatCCCATCAGCAGTGGTCTCTACGTGGCCCGGGAGGTGTCTCGAAACGCAGAACACGCCCGCGCGTCCGTTTGTTCTCTTACCTCCGCCTCCTGAACAAAACGCCCAACAATGTCGCAGGCGGActgcacaacgacacacaatCAATAACCGCTCACCCATCCGTgcaggtacgcgacgagactcatatgggaaaaaggcaggaccatgtggggccgccacacgccacaagcggcgtattccgaaacgagtgaactcggatcgttcgcttccgcaactGGATTGGACCACGCATCCCACGCCGGAcactcactctctgaaggataCCGACAACACGTCATCGAGGTGCGGGAACATgttgtcctttctccacggggTCGTATTCGCCTCCGAAGAAAAATGATGCTACATCTCTCTCCCTTATAATCCTTCCTGTACAGCCGTTGCCACGGCGTGAAAGCACTGGACATTGACACAGCCTGCGGCAGGCTATACAGCGATAATATCTTGCAACGTACCGCAAACTGTTACAACCTCCTGACAGCTGTGGCGccaccaaacgcaacacgaCGACAGATCGTGCCCGAGTGATGTCGGACGTCTGGCTAGTGCCCGCGCCACACTCGCAACGTGGACATGCCGCCGGCAAAGTGCCTCCGCTGCCAGCTAActacacctcatcgcggtgatcccatcagcagtagtctctacgtggtgcggcagttgTCTCGAAATGCAGAACACGCCCGCgcgtccgtttcttctcttacCTCCGCCGCCTGAAGAATACACCCATCAATGTCGCAGACGGActgcacaacgacacacaatCAATAAccgctcacccatccgcgcaggtacgcgacgagactcatacgggaaaaaggcaggactgtgtggggccgccacacgccacaagcggcgtattccgaaacgagtgaactcggatcgttcgcttccgcaactggattggcccacgcatcccacgccggacactcactctctgaaggataCCGACAACACGTCATCGAGGTGCGGGAACAAgttgtcctttctccacggggTCGTATTCGCCTCCGAAGATAAAAGATGCTACATCTCTCTCCCTTATAATCCTTCCTGTACAGCCGTTGCCACGGCGTGAAAGCACTGGACATTGACACAGCCTGCGGCAGGCTATACAGCGATAATATCTTACAACGTACCCCAGACTGTTACAACCTCCTGACAGCTGTGGCGccaccaaacgcaacacgtcgacagaTCGTGCCcgagtgatgtcggacctcggggagcacctgtgccgcaaatgaaacatggtcgtcccgcccgcacagtgcctccgccgccagctaactacacctcatcgcggtgaccccatcagcagtagtctctacgtggtgcCGCAGTTGCCTCGAGACACACCACATGCCCGCAcatccttttcctctcttacGTCCCGCGCCTGAACAAAACGCCCGAGCATCTCCTAGACAGACTGCATAACGACTCACAACCGGTAACCTCTCATcatacgcgcatgcacgcgacGAGTCGCATATCATACACCGGCCGgaccatgtggcgccgccacacccaacacgtcgacaaatCGTGCCACAGCGacgtcggacctctggctgtcACCTGCGGCGGAGCTTAGGCATCGCTACACCGCCCACAcagcgcttccgacgcgagccGACAAACCCACAACACGTAACCTCCATCACGtgtagtctctgcatggcctgACGTCCGAGTCGAAATACGAAACCCGCACTCTCATTCTCGCTCACTAtcgcttcctgtcaacgagcagccacgccggaaaaccacctgccaatcacacacagcgaagcaCTTCTCACCCGGCCCTCCATCCACCACCACCCACCCCCTAATCCCACCCCGCAACCTGTGGAGCCGCCgaacgcaacacgtcggcagttcgtgccagagtgatgtcggacctctggctaGCTAGTGCCCGCGCCACACACGCAACGTGGACATGCCGCCGGCACAGTGCCTCCACTGCCAGCTATcaacacctcatcgcggtgatcccatcagcagtagtctctacgtggcCCGGGAAGTGTCTCGAAAAAGGGAACAGGCCCGCGcgtccgttttttctcttacCTCCGACACCTGAAAAATACACCAAACAATgtcgcagacagactgcacaacgacacacaatCAATAAccgctcacccatccgcgcaggtacgcgacgagactcatacgggaaaaaggcaggaccgtgtggggccgccacacgccacaagcggcgtattccgaaacgagtgaactcggatcgttcgcttccgcaactggattggcccacgcatcccacgccggacactcactctctgaaggataCCGACAACACGTCATCGAGGTGCGGGAACAAgttgtcctttctccacggggTCGTATTCGCCTCCGAAGATAAATGATGCTACATCTCTCTCCCTTATAATCCTTCCTGTACAGCCGTTGCCACGGCGTGAAAGCACTGGACATTGACACAGCCTGCGGCAGGCTATACAGCGATAATATCTTACAACGTACCCCAGACTGTTACAACCTCCTGACAGCTGTGGCGccaccaaacgcaacacgtcgacaattcgtgccagagtgatgtcggacctcgGGGAGCACCTGTGCCGCAAATGAAACATGGTTGTCccgcccgcacagtgcctccgccgccagctaactacacctcatcgcggtgaccccatcagcagtagtctctacgtggtgccgcagttgccacgagacacaCCACACATCCCCGggtccgtttcttctcttacCTTCACGGCCTGAGCAAAACGCCCGAGCATCTCCTAGACAGACTGCATAACGACTCACAACCGGTAACCTCTCAGCcatatgcgcatgcactcgacgaGTCGCATACCATACAACGGCCGGgccatgtggcgccgccacacccaacacgtcgacaattcgtgccagagtgatgcGGCACCTCGGAGAGCACTTGTGCCGCAACTGGAACAATGACATGCCGgtcgcacagtgcctccgccgccagctatcaacacctcatcgcggtgatCCCATCAGTagtagtctctacgtggtgcggcagttgTCTCGAAACGCAGAACACGCCCGCGCGTCCGTTTGTTCTCTTACGTCCGACGCCTGAACAAAACGCCCAACAATGTCGCAGACGGATtgcacaacgacac
It encodes:
- a CDS encoding hypothetical protein (encoded by transcript TGME49_329200); this encodes MVHLRHRFSPRYDITLARIVDVLGVAAPHGRAVVCCQEVVTVWVCLRDFWAYSSGVGESECPAWDAWSNPVAEANDPSSLVSEYAACGVWWLHTVLPFSGMRLVAYLRGWEAELRHRCSPRCRITLARIVDVLGVAAPHGPAVVWHTTRRVDAPMDGSLPVVGRYAVCLGDARALCSGAEESECPAWDAWANPVAEANDPSSLVSEYAACGVWWLHTVLPFSGMRLVAYLRGWASDLRHKCSPRCRITLARIVDVLGVAAPHGPAVVWYATRRVHAHMAERLPVVSRYAVCLGDARAFCSGREESECPAWDAWANPVAEANDPSSLVSEYAACGVWRPHTVLPFSRMSLVAYLRGWVSEVVFRRGCSLTGSDKSECPAWDAWANPVAEANDPSSLVSEYAACGVWRPHTVLPFSRMSLVAYLRGWAAESACDIVGRFVQEAESVCNIVGRFVQEAESGWAMVERFVQVRLSVCDIVGRILQEVESLCDIVGCICQAAQSLCEIVGRFVQVLNSVCDIVGRILQEAEVAGWDEGVGGGDSQRSDVAVARIVDVVGVAAPHGPALYVCLGDGRAYCPGAGGKGAKGPGGGWCVSWRLLHHVA